Proteins encoded within one genomic window of Candidatus Nezhaarchaeota archaeon:
- a CDS encoding NAD(P)/FAD-dependent oxidoreductase has product MKILESCWISNVKVPNRIVFPSMALNLARDGYVTEEMIRHYRRLAQNGVGLVMVEGAAVDPKAKDLHGGLAIYSDKFCIGLNELAEEIKSYGSVAGIQFLHPGGCSTPKVEGNVPRAPSSLEYTMFMHGRHAFKARAEELSKDEIKRIVELFTEAAARAKDCGFDLVEINSAHGWLFSQFLSPNTNKRSDEYGGSFENRIRLSLEVLESIKKNVGIPVIFRIEGSLPSYGGVPDDELIRYALELERAGVDCLHVSGSFAITPMIVKRGLLLDGAFKIKSVVKVPVIGVGGISAEMAVKLIEEGKLDLVALGRALLADPELVVKLREGRIEDIRPCTRCNDCIDRLFSLRQLRAKCSINPEVEIKRVDKPKRIVVVGGGPAGMEFARIASMRGHKVIIVERSQQLGGNLIAASAPRFKSDLRDYLEWLKRQLKGVEVLLNTEALPERIKELNPDVVVIAVGSEHDVPPIPGIERAVKAVDVLLGKVSVGNRVVVLGGGRIGCETALHLAEEGREVTILEMLSDIALDMERNYRYALIRELRNRNVKWICNFKVERVEENKVIGYRDGERIEVAFDDLVLAIGMRPRELKLNLNIPCYYIGDCVKPGKLKDAVYQAAYLASII; this is encoded by the coding sequence ATGAAGATACTTGAGAGCTGCTGGATTTCTAACGTTAAGGTCCCTAATAGAATCGTTTTTCCATCAATGGCGCTGAACTTAGCGAGAGATGGCTACGTAACCGAGGAGATGATAAGGCACTATAGAAGGTTGGCTCAAAACGGTGTTGGGCTAGTAATGGTTGAAGGGGCAGCTGTGGATCCGAAAGCAAAGGACCTGCATGGAGGCTTAGCCATATATTCTGACAAGTTCTGTATAGGCTTAAATGAATTGGCAGAGGAGATAAAGAGCTATGGTTCTGTAGCTGGGATCCAATTTCTCCATCCTGGAGGATGCTCTACCCCGAAGGTTGAAGGAAATGTGCCCCGAGCTCCTTCATCTTTAGAGTACACAATGTTCATGCATGGGAGACATGCCTTCAAGGCAAGGGCTGAGGAGCTAAGCAAGGATGAGATAAAGAGGATTGTGGAACTATTTACTGAAGCTGCCGCTAGAGCTAAGGACTGCGGCTTCGATTTAGTCGAAATAAACTCAGCTCACGGTTGGCTGTTCAGTCAATTCCTATCTCCCAATACCAATAAGAGGAGCGATGAGTATGGTGGCTCCTTCGAGAACCGTATAAGGCTCTCTCTAGAAGTACTTGAATCGATAAAGAAGAATGTTGGAATCCCAGTGATATTCAGGATAGAGGGCTCCCTTCCATCATACGGAGGGGTCCCAGATGATGAGCTCATAAGATACGCTCTTGAGCTTGAAAGGGCCGGCGTAGATTGCCTACACGTCAGCGGCAGCTTCGCCATAACGCCGATGATAGTTAAGAGAGGCCTCTTACTTGATGGAGCGTTTAAGATAAAGTCGGTAGTTAAGGTGCCTGTAATCGGAGTAGGTGGAATCTCCGCTGAGATGGCTGTGAAGCTGATAGAGGAAGGCAAACTGGACCTCGTCGCTTTAGGTAGAGCATTGCTCGCTGATCCAGAGCTCGTTGTAAAGCTGAGAGAAGGAAGGATCGAGGACATTAGGCCCTGCACTAGATGCAATGACTGCATAGATAGGCTCTTCAGCTTAAGGCAGCTAAGAGCTAAGTGCTCCATAAACCCTGAAGTTGAGATAAAGAGGGTTGACAAGCCGAAGAGGATCGTGGTTGTCGGTGGAGGACCTGCTGGAATGGAGTTTGCTAGAATAGCCTCTATGAGGGGGCACAAGGTCATAATCGTTGAGAGGTCTCAGCAACTTGGCGGGAACTTGATAGCTGCTTCAGCACCGCGCTTTAAATCAGATTTACGTGACTACCTTGAGTGGTTGAAGAGGCAGCTAAAAGGCGTTGAGGTCCTCTTGAACACTGAAGCTCTCCCTGAAAGAATTAAAGAATTGAACCCAGATGTCGTGGTGATTGCTGTAGGATCGGAACACGATGTACCACCAATACCGGGAATAGAGAGGGCAGTAAAGGCGGTAGACGTTCTTCTCGGAAAAGTCAGCGTTGGGAATAGGGTCGTCGTCTTGGGAGGAGGGAGGATAGGCTGCGAGACTGCTCTCCACTTGGCTGAGGAGGGGAGAGAGGTCACGATACTCGAGATGCTGTCGGACATAGCCTTGGACATGGAGAGGAACTATCGATACGCCCTCATAAGAGAGCTGAGGAATAGGAATGTGAAGTGGATATGCAACTTCAAGGTTGAGAGAGTAGAGGAGAATAAGGTAATAGGCTATAGGGATGGAGAGAGGATCGAAGTAGCCTTTGACGATCTGGTACTTGCAATCGGGATGCGACCTCGTGAGCTAAAGCTAAACTTAAACATACCATGCTACTACATAGGCGATTGCGTTAAGCCAGGGAAGCTCAAGGATGCAGTTTATCAAGCAGCCTACCTTGCCTCAATAATCTAG
- a CDS encoding chloride channel protein gives MRLSSKGFFEVAKYWALPLILGSIIGLAISLLVYIYELLNRISLIIVNWNSSFLLASTIVALLGGYLTVRLLAEDKGCGCGTELVIERYHFKNGFVSLRDTMSKTLASAITIGFGGSAGLEGPSLLLGGGISSSIARGLKLDQKDVKTLFLCGAAAGFSAIFKAPLTGILFALEIPYKRDIEAEVFIPASIASITAYFTSTIILGTETIFPTPTFITPTLLTLMHAIFLGVLAALVALAFMEAFKGAAVISKQLASRLPMLPMTVFAGLILGFMGLFYPEALGLGYDFIHKITTAKLGELTLTDLTALLILKIVATSLTLNFGGSGGLFIPSLYVGGALGLIYAQTLNLEAPVLYAILSMAAVLAATSKSLLTSIALVAETMGSSFIIPAIVSAAVSYFLTGSRSFYRSQLVNKLQARHAQC, from the coding sequence TTGAGGCTGAGCAGTAAAGGATTCTTTGAAGTAGCAAAGTATTGGGCGTTGCCCTTAATTTTAGGCTCAATAATCGGCCTAGCCATATCCCTCCTCGTCTACATCTACGAACTGCTAAACCGTATTTCGCTTATCATTGTAAATTGGAATTCCTCGTTCCTCTTAGCCTCAACAATTGTTGCGCTCCTTGGGGGGTATTTAACAGTAAGACTATTGGCGGAGGATAAGGGGTGCGGTTGCGGAACAGAACTTGTAATCGAAAGATACCACTTCAAAAACGGCTTTGTTAGCTTAAGAGATACCATGAGCAAAACTTTGGCTTCCGCGATAACCATAGGTTTTGGTGGGAGCGCTGGATTAGAGGGACCAAGCCTTTTGTTGGGTGGAGGTATCTCTTCTTCTATTGCTAGAGGACTGAAGTTGGATCAAAAGGATGTAAAAACGCTGTTTCTATGTGGAGCGGCGGCGGGGTTTTCAGCGATCTTTAAGGCTCCATTGACGGGGATATTATTTGCCCTTGAAATACCTTACAAGAGAGATATTGAAGCTGAGGTTTTCATTCCAGCGTCCATTGCTTCCATTACCGCCTACTTTACGTCCACCATAATCCTTGGAACGGAAACCATTTTTCCAACCCCAACATTTATTACGCCAACCCTCCTCACCCTTATGCACGCAATTTTCCTGGGAGTCCTAGCAGCGTTAGTTGCGTTGGCATTCATGGAAGCGTTTAAAGGGGCAGCCGTCATAAGCAAGCAGCTTGCTAGCAGACTTCCAATGTTGCCTATGACGGTATTTGCTGGATTAATTCTTGGTTTTATGGGCCTGTTCTACCCTGAAGCGCTTGGGCTAGGTTACGATTTCATCCACAAGATCACAACAGCCAAATTAGGAGAATTAACTTTGACAGACTTGACTGCACTTTTAATTTTAAAAATTGTAGCCACAAGCTTAACACTGAATTTCGGTGGAAGCGGGGGGCTATTCATTCCGTCGCTTTATGTTGGCGGCGCACTTGGGCTCATTTACGCACAAACTTTGAACCTTGAGGCGCCTGTTCTATATGCCATATTATCAATGGCTGCAGTGCTGGCTGCGACGAGCAAGAGCCTTCTGACGAGTATAGCTCTGGTTGCCGAAACCATGGGCTCGAGCTTTATAATCCCCGCCATCGTTTCCGCTGCTGTCAGCTATTTTCTTACGGGAAGCAGATCATTCTATAGAAGTCAACTTGTGAACAAATTGCAAGCAAGGCATGCACAATGCTAA
- a CDS encoding NADP-dependent isocitrate dehydrogenase produces MINPIVEMDGDEMARVMWRWVKERLIEPYVELKVEYYDLHLKVRDETNDEVTVRAAEAIKRWGVGVKCATITPNAERVREYNLKKEWRSPNATIREILDGTIFRAPIMVKNIAPAVRFWRKPIVVARHAFGDIYSGVGIRFEEAGEAEVVFRSSSGKELRAKLPKLTGPGVLQAYYNLDKSIESFARSSFKYALINNLDVWFAAKETISKVYDARFKEVFHEVYEREFKEEFERRGLKYEYYLIDDAYSRAMRSEGGFVWATKNYDGDVLSDMIASAFSGSLAMMTSELMSPEGHYMSEAAHGTVQRHYYRYLKGEKTSTNPTAIIFAWSKALRRRGEVDGLRDLITFAEALEAATKLTIEDGMVTQDLARVCEGPVKAILTTEEFIEAVRSKLNALLPHRR; encoded by the coding sequence ATGATCAACCCAATAGTGGAGATGGACGGGGACGAGATGGCTAGAGTCATGTGGCGATGGGTCAAGGAGAGGCTCATCGAGCCCTACGTTGAGCTTAAGGTCGAGTACTACGACCTGCACTTGAAGGTCAGGGATGAGACCAACGACGAGGTCACCGTTAGGGCCGCCGAAGCGATCAAGAGGTGGGGCGTTGGAGTTAAGTGCGCTACGATTACTCCGAACGCCGAGAGAGTTAGAGAGTACAACTTAAAGAAGGAGTGGAGGAGCCCTAACGCGACGATAAGGGAGATACTGGACGGAACGATATTCAGGGCTCCGATAATGGTCAAGAACATAGCTCCAGCCGTCAGGTTCTGGAGGAAGCCGATAGTCGTAGCTCGCCACGCCTTCGGCGACATATACTCCGGAGTCGGAATTAGGTTTGAAGAGGCTGGTGAGGCTGAGGTAGTCTTCAGATCCTCATCAGGCAAGGAGCTTAGAGCCAAGCTACCTAAGCTTACAGGCCCGGGGGTCCTGCAAGCATACTACAACCTAGATAAGTCGATAGAGTCCTTCGCCAGGTCGTCCTTCAAGTATGCTCTTATCAACAACTTGGACGTCTGGTTCGCAGCTAAGGAGACGATATCGAAGGTCTACGACGCCAGGTTCAAGGAGGTCTTCCACGAGGTCTACGAGAGGGAGTTCAAGGAGGAGTTCGAGAGGAGGGGGTTGAAGTACGAGTACTACCTGATAGATGACGCCTACTCTAGAGCTATGAGGTCTGAAGGGGGCTTCGTGTGGGCGACCAAGAACTACGATGGAGACGTGCTCTCGGACATGATTGCATCTGCTTTTTCGGGCTCCCTAGCAATGATGACCTCAGAGCTCATGTCCCCTGAAGGGCACTACATGTCTGAAGCAGCCCACGGAACGGTTCAGAGACACTACTATCGATACCTCAAAGGTGAGAAGACGTCCACGAACCCTACAGCGATAATATTCGCTTGGTCCAAGGCCCTCAGGAGGAGGGGGGAGGTGGATGGGCTCAGGGACCTCATCACTTTCGCGGAAGCACTTGAAGCGGCAACTAAGCTCACCATAGAGGACGGAATGGTAACTCAAGACTTAGCAAGGGTATGCGAAGGGCCCGTGAAAGCGATCCTAACGACCGAGGAGTTCATAGAGGCGGTCAGGAGCAAGCTAAATGCCCTCCTACCCCATCGACGATGA
- a CDS encoding ABC transporter ATP-binding protein — protein sequence MVKITIKGVTVEYDGIKALEDVNLEITEGMVTSIIGPNGSGKTTLLRCINNILKPKMGTVLIDGIRVDSLPRTEVAKRIGYVPQTSPTAPFTVFEVVLMGRRPYVTWSVSERDIKMVYSALEAVGASHLAHRYIDEVSGGERQKVMLARALAQEPQVLLLDEPTSNLDIKHQLEILNLIKKLALTKKLCVVLAMHDLSLAYRFSDIMVMLKDGKIYALGDPSQVLTPENIMKVYGVEVLILNSPVQTIIPLKVVG from the coding sequence ATGGTGAAGATAACGATAAAAGGGGTTACTGTTGAATACGACGGTATTAAAGCACTCGAAGATGTGAACCTCGAAATAACTGAGGGCATGGTCACGTCAATCATCGGCCCCAACGGCTCCGGCAAGACAACCCTACTAAGATGCATAAACAACATTCTGAAGCCTAAGATGGGCACGGTACTGATAGATGGCATTAGAGTCGATTCTTTGCCCCGCACGGAGGTGGCTAAGAGGATAGGTTATGTACCTCAAACCTCGCCGACAGCACCATTCACGGTTTTTGAAGTAGTGTTGATGGGGAGGAGGCCTTACGTGACTTGGTCTGTGAGTGAGAGGGACATAAAAATGGTCTATAGCGCACTTGAGGCTGTTGGAGCGAGCCACCTTGCTCACAGGTATATAGACGAAGTTAGTGGTGGAGAGAGGCAGAAGGTTATGTTGGCTCGAGCATTAGCGCAAGAACCACAAGTTCTACTGCTTGACGAGCCTACGAGCAACCTCGACATAAAACATCAATTAGAAATACTCAACCTCATCAAGAAGCTGGCTTTAACTAAGAAGCTTTGTGTAGTGTTGGCGATGCACGATCTTAGCTTAGCTTATAGATTCTCAGACATCATGGTTATGCTTAAGGATGGGAAGATATATGCTCTTGGAGATCCAAGCCAAGTCTTGACACCTGAGAACATTATGAAGGTCTATGGGGTTGAAGTCTTAATCCTAAACAGCCCTGTGCAAACAATCATACCGTTAAAGGTCGTTGGTTAG
- a CDS encoding iron ABC transporter permease — MGLSKSLKISRISIISSLTFLIPITLTISISVGYAKIGFVEAFMAIFGNVEGLDSVSRAIILEIRFPRACAALLAGAVLAISGSVVQGALRNALASPFTIGVSSGASFGAALIIVAGVSSSIYVMMLSAFAFALLAALVSLGIARLKGVTPQSLVLSGVAMMYLFSAGVTLLQYIAREWQLTELVYWTMGDLRRIDWGRFTFMLPAVFTCLPLFAYAWDLNALMMGEEVAKSLGTNPRRVRTICTLLAALSTSIIVCSTGPIGFICLIAPHIARFLVGTDYRFSMVCSALIGGLLLLLADTTARVALMPIELPVGVVTAAMGVPFFVSLLLRTRKEIW; from the coding sequence TTGGGTTTATCCAAGTCCTTAAAGATCTCGAGGATCTCCATAATCTCCTCCTTAACTTTTCTAATACCCATAACACTAACGATCTCAATAAGCGTTGGGTACGCGAAGATAGGCTTTGTCGAAGCTTTCATGGCAATATTCGGGAATGTTGAGGGGCTGGACTCTGTTTCAAGAGCTATAATCTTGGAAATAAGGTTTCCAAGGGCTTGCGCCGCTCTTCTTGCAGGAGCTGTTCTAGCAATATCTGGATCAGTTGTTCAAGGAGCTTTGCGAAATGCTCTCGCAAGTCCTTTCACCATAGGCGTGAGCTCTGGAGCTTCTTTCGGGGCTGCTTTAATAATAGTGGCCGGTGTAAGCTCAAGCATATACGTGATGATGTTAAGTGCTTTCGCCTTTGCCCTCTTAGCAGCACTGGTTTCGCTGGGCATAGCGAGACTAAAAGGTGTAACCCCTCAATCGCTCGTTCTTAGTGGGGTGGCAATGATGTATCTCTTCTCAGCCGGAGTGACGCTTCTCCAATACATAGCTAGAGAGTGGCAGCTCACTGAGCTTGTCTACTGGACCATGGGGGATTTAAGGAGGATTGATTGGGGGAGATTTACGTTTATGCTCCCCGCTGTGTTTACTTGTCTTCCACTATTTGCATATGCTTGGGACCTCAACGCACTAATGATGGGGGAGGAGGTAGCTAAAAGCTTGGGTACAAACCCGAGGAGGGTTAGAACGATATGCACCTTACTGGCAGCACTAAGCACATCAATTATCGTGTGCTCTACGGGGCCCATAGGCTTCATATGCCTCATCGCTCCTCACATTGCCAGGTTCTTGGTTGGAACTGACTACAGGTTCTCGATGGTCTGCTCAGCACTAATCGGCGGGCTGCTACTTTTACTAGCTGATACTACTGCTAGGGTAGCTCTCATGCCCATAGAATTGCCCGTAGGAGTTGTTACGGCAGCCATGGGCGTACCCTTCTTCGTTTCACTATTATTGAGGACGAGGAAGGAAATATGGTGA